tatgattttggttcatgtgtaagaggctttgagttgcaGCGCTTTGGCAGACCACATTTTCCCTATCGTGACACTTGTCCTTAGAGCGCACTAGTATTGATTTGCTTGCACCTGTTTCTactgcttcagggcggatggctcagtactgaaTTCTcaagaggtttttgtctaaTCCCAGTACTTAGTTATCCACCTATTATTTTTTACATATATAGGTGGCAGgcgaaatatatatatatatatatatagtaataaGGCGACTAAAGTTTCTGTCAATGGCTAAAGTTTCTGAGCGAAACGCTGGATTTTATCTGGGCGTACGTGTATGAGGAAATAAATGAGcaagatatttttttataatggtatttttttttaaaatttctagGAACATTAGTTACAGTACGGCACAATGGTTACTCGTTGGTGCCATGGCGTGCGATACAGTAGCTCTAGtgcactttttttattttttatgtttagcTGAGCTCACAGTCTTTTTTTTAGTGGAATAAGGCGACTAAAGTTTCCATTGACGACTAAAGTTTTTAGCGAAAAACGCTGAATTTTATCTAAACGTACGTACAGATAACATATACTAAGGGGAAGAATCGGTGGCCTGAGGCCACCTACTACTGGAGCTACTAGTAGATGAATCTGCACTTTACAGTCCTGTAGCAGGTGGGCCCACCTCTATAtacgtatgtgtatatatatctatatgtacatgtatttGTATGTTTacgtataaataattttttgaaaattccaGAAAGATgcgaaaggaatattagttatattgataaattgactgaaataattaaaatataaaaaaatatgaaacaaattttattatgttcctaaaaaacaacaacaaaatatcTCACTCATTTATTTCCTCATCTCTAACATATACTAACGGGGAAGAATAGATGGCCTCTCAGGCCACCAGCTACTGGAGCTACGGTAGCAGATGGGTCTATACTGTGTACTTACTGTAGCAGTTGGGCTGACAGCTTACCCATTAGTATATATTATAGATAGATAGACGGATACAGCCGCATTGTATGTGCCGGAATGGTGATTATGAAGTAGGAACCATACAGGATAGTGCCCGACTGTTGCAACCACTCCTGAGATTTGCTGAAGCTTTGTTGCAGAATCTGGTTTTAGAAAGCTCATCGATTGTTCAGATTGCTTCGTTCACCCTGCTCAAAAGCTGAAATACAACCTGGGAAGACAGTTCTCCAACTGGAGCAATAGTTCATGATATTAAACAGTTTGCTGGCTCTTCCGGTGTAATATGCTTTGTCGTTCGATCGAAAAAAAATGCTTTATCCAGGTTACTCGCTCTGTAAATGAGGTAGTACTGTACTGGTTCGATTTGGTGTTTTCAGGTCCCAGAGGCAATCCGAACCGTTGTCTGCAAATTGTAATGAACTAATCGATGGGCTTAAACTGAAATAAACCGAGTACTGTGCTGCCTATTCTTAAAAACGCCAAGGGCCGACTTGGATTGGGCTTAAACTGAAACAAACCTTAAAACTTCCGAAAACAATTATCTCATTCGAGTTAAACAACCCCTAAAAATCACGAATATGTAAGCTTTTCCAATCCATCAACTCTATTGGCATAAGCAGTGGGATTTGAGAAATAAATATGGAAAACACAAGTTATATATGCATGATATAGTTGAGCTCATCATAAATAAATGGTAAAATAAACATGGAGATAGAGTAGAAAATGTGGGATAACGGATAACATTCTAAAAGATATTACAGATTTACAGTAGTACATGTCAAATTTTCTTATAATTGTTTTTCGATGGGAGCCTAAAAGTTGTGGTACAAAACATACAATCCACTGTAAATTAAGTTCTCAGCTCACAGACATCAAGGGCAATTTCTAGTATCACAACCAATGGAGTggagaagaaaaaacttctgcCCCTTCTACTTCTCTTTTGCTTATGTATTTTTTGCCTCATTTTTATTTTGGTCCTTCGATGCATATTATTATTCGGAGTATTGCCCTGAACATTACAATATAAATCTCCAGAAAGCAAGGTCACAGGAAGTATCACCCTGAGCCCCACGCTTACCTCCAAGAGCTTATTATCCCACCACTTTCAAGAGTCATGCTCACTTCAGTTTCCATCTCATCATGATGTCAAATGAAAAAGAAATGAATGCTCCAGGGCCACCTTCAGACAATCCCTGATCCGATCTCAATTTGAACATTCACTACTTGATGTCTTGATCCGATGGTTCACTGTGTTAAAGTGGGCATACATGCAGCGTCACGACAAAGGATGGTTGCTCCCATACTTATCATGGTGTCGCCATATCGTCGCCATAGCGTCGTTATGGCGGCGTGGCGGTATTTTGTACCTCGCCACGTGACGCCACGTCGCCGGATTCTATGACATCCGCCACAGAAGAATGTCGTCGCTATGGCGTCGATATGGCGTCGGTTGGCGTCACGAGGAATATGGCGGACACCATAAGTTGAAAGGAGAGGAATAGAAATTTAGAAGTGTCTAGAATCCAGAACACAGACCAATTTAGCTTCATCGGCCTGGTGCTCCTCGGCGCCGCATCTTCCTCTGGTGGCCGGCGCATCCTCCTCCGCCGGGCGCAGCATCTTCCTCCGGGGCGCTACATCTTCCTCCTCGGCGCCGCATCTTCCTCCATCGGCCGGcgcatcctcctcctcggggCCGATCTTCCACATCCGCTGGGCGCATCTTCCTCCTCGGGGCCGATCTTCTACATCCGCCGGGcgcatcctcttcctcctcggcgCCGCATCTTCCTCCGCCGGCTGGCGCATCCTCCTCCGCCGGGCGCATCTTCCACATCCGCCGGGCACATCTTCCACATCCGCCGGGCACATCTTCCACATCCGCCGGGAGTCACTGCAGCCTGCAGTGCTGCACCCACATCCGCCTGACCGCTAGAGCCCGTCCGCTTGGAGAACAGCCCTCTCTGCTCCGTGCTCCCCCGGTATGTGTCACAAACAGAGCTGGAATAACTCTTGAGAGTTGGAATAACTTGCTCCCAGAGATACAAAGCATGGGTAAGAAAATTTGACAAGGCAAGGGAAGCAATATTAGATTACAGGATTGCATTGCCCCTAGCCTGAGAGGCACTTTCTATTAGATTACAGGAGGCCAATAGATCAAGGTTAATTAGCACATGTGCACTTTCTTCCCGTACCTCTTTGGCAATTCTGTTTTGCAGATCATTCTTTGCAATCTCAATCCTTTGAATAGCAAGCCTGAAATGTTTATtcgcatagtataagtaaataAACTGATTTTCTGGTTATATGCATCTGAGAAAAGAACAGGAGAATCGACTGATTCCGAATGTTGGCTCTTTCTTGCCAGTGCATGAATCATGTGAATCAGAATTTTGGACTGTAATTCTTAGTTATTGTCACTTTGTTTTCAGAACATGGCTACTCAAGGGACTAGAAGTACGGAGGCCTCGGACGCCGCatcaaattatgatccaaagactGATCCAAAGCGAAAGCCGAGAAGATCAAATGATCCTGGATGGAAATATGCATTTTGGCTGACTATTGGTAATAGAGATCTCTTGCAGTGTTGTTTGTGTGATAGAACTGTAACTGGAGGAATTACAAGGCTCAAGGAGCATCTTGTGGGTGGTTATGGAGATATTCTGAAGTGTAGCAAAACCACACTAGCTATCGCTCGGGAGATGCAAGCTGCTTTGAAGGGCAAGAAGAGACCACTtctgcttgatgatgatggagggcttcaaggagaagatgatgatgtgCTTGATGTGACAGAGGAGTCCCAAGATGCTTCTAGAAGTATTGTGCATCCTAGTTCCGAGATAGCTGCTAAAAGGAAACAATCTACCTTTTTGAAGTTTAGTGGACCAAAAGAGCCCAACACAAAGTCAGTCGGTTCAATACTTAGAAGAACTCCAAAAGAGGTTGTGGAAGAAAGACATTCGAAGGGTCCTTCTCAGATCAGTATCCAAGCTAGCATGAGgacaaaagaagaaagagatgctGTCAACTTGGAGTGGGCCAGGTTCTTTTATGAATGTGGCATACCATTCAATGCTCCAAATTCTAGGCAGTTCAAGATTGCTATAGAGGCAACTGCACAATATGGTTCTGGGTACAAACCTCCTTCCTACCATGAGCTTACGGAGCCATTGCTCGAGAAGGTTGTTAAGAAGACAGATGATTTGAGGAAGAGGCATGAGGATGCATGGAAGCAATATGGCTGCACATTAATGTCAGATGGATGGACGGATAGGAGAGGGCACCATTTGATCAACTTCCTAGTCAATAGTTTGGAGGGGACTTTCTTCTTAGAGTCAATTGATGCATCAAGTGAAGTTCATGATCAAGTGATGCTAGCTGATTTGTTAGAGAAGAGAATAAGCGACATTGGTGTTGATAAAGTTGTGCAAGTTTTCACTGACAATGGGGCTAACTATAAGGCAACGGGCAAGCTTCTCATGGAGAGGTTTCCCATGTTTTATTGGACACCTTGTGCTGCACATTGCTTGGATCTTATGTTGGAAGATGTTGGAAAGTTGAAGGCATTCAAGAAGCCTATCTCACGTGCCAGGCATGTCACTACTTTCATCTATAGGCATGGAAGACTTCTTAGTGCAATGAGGGAGAAGACAGGTGTTAGGGATCTTGTGAGACCAGCATCAACTCAGTTTGCTACCATATTTCTCAccttgcaaagtttgcacaagCACAGAGATGCACTGAGATATCAATTTACCTCTAATGATTGGACGAGTTGCAAACTAGCAAAGACAGAGGTCGGAAAAAAAGTGTATGATATTGTGCTTTCTAGGGAGTTTTGGAACTCCGTTGAGGATTGCCTTAGAGCTTCTCTACCACTTATCATTGTGTTGAGGGTGGTTGATGGTGATGAGAGGCCTGCCATGCCAGAGGTTGCTTCTCTCATGAATCATGCAAAAGAGAGGATAAAGGTTGCCTTCTGTACTGAAAACAAGATAAGCTTACTCAATAATATCTTCCAAATTATTGAGGGTCGTTGGGATAGGCAAATGGACACCCCACTCTATGGTGCTGCCCTCTTTTTGAACCCAGGAAAATTCTATGCCATCCAAAAAGAGAATGATGAATATGTTAGGCACATAAGGGGTTGTTTCAATTATGTGCTTGCACGAATGGTGGAAGATGAGacccttcaaaacaaaattgaagaaCAATCCATGCTCTACGAAAATCAACGTGGAGGCATCTTCAAGAATTGTATGGCCCTCCAAACTATGAAGTCAAAGAACCCTCGTAAGtgatttgaaattttaattACAGCATGTTATTTATAGCTTAACCCgtaatatatgcatgtttattgTCAATTTAGTTGATTGGTGATGTGCGTATGGTGGCCGATCTATTGACTTACAAAGATTTGCTAAGCGTATTGTTAGTCTTTGTGCTTCATCATCTGATTGTGAGCGTAACTGGAGCACTTTTGAATTTATaagtgaagtactcaagtttcaCATTTCAATTAGCAAAATTAATAATACATTTTTGTTAACTTTGCTTGCTTTTATGGTTGCTTATAGATTCATACAAAGAAGAGAAACTGGCTAGAGCATAAAAgattgaatgatttggtttatGTTGCCTACAATCGGAAAATGACTAGTAGGTTCTAAAAACGCCGTGAGGAAGCGGGTAAAAGTTATGATCCTTTAGTTATGGAAGATTTTGATTGGGAAAATGAATGGGTTGACCCAACGGCCCAACCTTAATGTTCTAGTGCTTTGGACATCACATGGGACCAAGTTGATGAAGCAATTGGTGCATCACATGAGCTTCGAGGTTGTAACCTTCCTAGGACCTACGCTCGTCGTGCAAGACATATATCAAGAGTGGTTGAAGAAGCAAGAGTggttgaagatgatgaggaggaggaagaggaagaagacatcaTTATGGATGATGTTGATATTGATGATTTTAGTGACAAACCAATGGATGCTACTGAAGATGATGTGGAGAACATGGATGCTTCAAACGATTTCGATGAGTTTGCATTGGATGACttttgagagatgagagatttgaaactttgaatgATGATTGATGCGAGAGTGCTATGTCTTTtatgctacatttacattgctatttaTCTTTTGTGCTAATATCCTATACTATAATGTTTGTATTCGCCACGTGTGTATAGTGTCGTCACGCCACGCGTCATGTTgctgtaaagttgtgaaggtggtggatCGCCGCGCCACGCCACACCGCCGTAACAACTCAGGTTGCTCCACACGGCTAGCATGGTTCAAAGTATTTCCAAAACCATTGCAACTATAACGGCAAATATTGCAGCCGCAAACGTTGCTGCCCCAGTCCAATCTAGTACCGTGGTAGCTGCAGCAAAGCTGGGACTGGTTGAATCTGTCTTCATACTGACCAGAGTGAGTGCAAAGCCGGACATAAAAGCTGATGTCAGTAAGATGACACAAGCCTTCAGAGACTCTATCTTGTCATGACCATGAAGGAAACCTCCAAAGATACCGATGATCGCCATAAATGACCACATGGTGACTTTGATCCCCCTATCAGCCTTCAAGTTGAAATGGACCTTCAGGGACACATTGGCACTGTTGTCCCTAGGTACACGGGCACGGTGAATGCAGTGCTCAAGGAACAGGTAGACAGCAGATGCAAAAACCCAAGGCGCAAATGCAGCAAAGATGCAGAACTCAACTATAGCAAAAACTTCTGCCAAAACCGCACAGGCCAGCGATAAAAGCATGAAGATAATGGCtaaccacattgcttggatgatgAATCCTCGGAGCTTTGGGCTTTTGATCGCTAGTACCTTCGTCCGGATCTCCATTGAGAGCAGGCCCCAAATGGCAGTTGTGAATATGAAGAAAATGGCTACAAGGACGGCACCCTTAGTGCGCCCTGAACCACCAGTGACATTGTAATTGACCACCAAGGCAACCAGACCACCACTAGCAGAGTTGCTGATGGCTGAGATAAACTTAAAGGCAGCCTCTAATTGCTCCATGTGCTCATTGTCTGCTGCCTCACCTCCATCAGCCTTGCGTCCAATGTACCATCGCAATAAAGCAAGTGGAGTTGTTACCATAACCAGAAGGGTGAGGCCAATGTACCTGTAGACCTTATACCCCGAAAGCACCAAGGGGCTAAGCAATGTTACTACAGGTAATATGCTGCACAACAAGGAGAGGTATTTGGAGGCCATTTCTTGGACATCAGCAATGATTTTTTCCGGGAGCTCGAGGATGTTCATACTCAAGAGCATCAGCGACACACCACATACGAAGCATGCAAAGCCAAGAAGCATTGGGATGATGTAGCGCAGGTTGTGTGCTCCTCTGGCCTCTGAAGAGAGGAAGTACCACGCCACCATCATGCTTGCACCGAAGGCAGCAATGCCAGCACCAAACTCCATGTTCTCCTGGGCTTTGGCGGTGCGGCATGGTTCCTTGGTTGCAATGATGCCTTTCTCAGCCTGCAATTGACAATTTTACCAATTAAACTTATTCCATTTCACAATCAAACGAAAAAACAGAACTAGAAATTAGCACAATTACACAATTGTGACCAGTGTGGTCATTTGCATGTTAACAGCACACTGTGatcattgatgataacacagAATATGCTACTGTcatgcttttaaaaaaaaaccatggACCCATTCAATTTTCTCCAACGAAAGGAAGAATTAAATGTTAAAATATACCAGTTCCATGTAAAAAAGAAGTGATAAGTAATTTTctaccaaacactaccttaccAGGGCACTAGGACAACCAATCTTAATTGCCAACAAAAGCACAGAATCATTCATAGAGGGGACTGGGATACGAAACAATGTCCCAAGGTATTGATTGACTGACAGCATACCAGAGTAATAAGATGAATAATCCTAATCATGTCTGCTTATAACAACagattatattattattaacaTAAAAATAGCTAGAAAATATATCAATGTGTAAAACTACCAGAATAGCAAATGGACAGAGATGGGTCACAAGTCAAGTTGCTAGTCTTTATGCCTCCAAAAAGAATGACAGCGCTATTCATGTGATCTTTCAACTATAGTTGGGCGACGTATAGATCTGTGGATAGGAGTTCAAAGGTGTTACCAATGGAcccctttctttttttgggATCTACTAGTCTAGTCTTTTTTCAAGAAAAGACACCTAACAATTTTCCAATGTCAACAAAATGAGGATGAAGGACACCAATTCTAGACTCATTTTTAATATGTTGGAGAGTAATACACCAATGTTTTCAAGTCGTCCGATTAGTCACGATTAGTTGACGATTAATCGACAAATCGGTCAGCTGCCACCGACTAGGCACTACGACTCGACTTGAGCGTCTAGACAGCTAGTCGTCCAAGTAGTCGTCGATCAATCACGATTAGTCATCTAGACAAGTCGTGAACGACTTGCTGGAACTGGTAAATTGGGTTGTTTCAGCCGGTGGCCTAGTAGGGTTTCATGAGCCCAATAGCCCATAGCCTCATATATATACCTCATCTAttctcatcctctctctctcgctgcCTCCAGCCTCAAGTCCAACATTTcgcgcttcctcctctctctccactaTCTCCAGtccaaccgccgccgccgtcggtcGCAAGCACCCGCCGCGCAGGAGGCAGGAGTCCTCTCTACAACCCGCTGTCACCACGTAGGATACCTCTACTCCTCTCTCAACCTCTCTCCGTCTCCAAGTGTCCAGCACACCCCTGCTTGTTGCCGCCGTGCTTCCTCCTCTCTAGGACGAAGATGAGCGTACTTCATCCTCCATCTTGTTGCTAGTTACTCACTTGCTCCTCTTGGATGTGTGCTCATGTGTAGATGCCTAACTCAAGATCCTAAGAGGAAGTCTAaatgtatatatactagtatattACTACTCTATTTATAGTACTACAACTATCGACTAGACAATGAGTGTCAGAACGACTTGGTAACCTAGTCGACCGACTAGTCGGGCTTAGTCGGCCGTCTAGTCGACCTAGTCGCCTGAACGGTGCCCTGGCGTCTAGGTTCGACTTACCAACTTGTTGCAATACACGAATGAAAGGATTTAAAAAAGCTTTAGATAAGGATTTGATTGTTCCAGAAAAAGTATAAATATCTTATGTGATTCCACTTCTAATCACAAACTAGATTTTACCTTCAATGTTTTGACAACAAAAAGGTAACTTCGTTAGGCAGTGAAATATAGGAAAATTTGTGAGTTCAGGTAACCTGATACATGCTTGGCCGCATTGATTAGCAAACTCAGTCCTAGTGTATTTAGATAAACAACCAAGGTTTAGTTTCATAATTAGTTAAAGAAAAAAGTCCATAAAACACCAATGGACTTTCAAACCCTAAACTTCAAAACCATCTATTTTGCACCCTCAAACtgtcaaaatatttcaaaaGACCCTCCATGCCTGAACCCACACCAGTTTTCATATAACGTGGCAACAATGTGGCAGTGGTTTTTGACACATTACCTACTTTTGCTGACTCTCAATGGTTTAGTACTATTTGCTATGTCAACACAGGTGATGAGATGGATGCCTACGTGGCAAAAAAACAAGTGATACAGCTACAAACATTGGAAAACCACCAACAAATCCAGGCATATGGGGCCGATTTGCACCGGTTTCAACATGGAGGCTGTAGATTATACATTTCCCTCATTGAGGGTTGAAATCAGACAAACTTGAAAGTTATATGCGCCTTAGTTAAAAGTTAAAGTTGGCAATTGCCTGTATATACGAGAAAAGCTTGGAATTCTTATAAGCGAGTTCATCCATGTGCGCAGATATTTACCCCACCGTGACCAACACCGAGTATGTCCCCAAAATCTTGAATTCCACTGTGACAGCAACCTGTCTACACCCACGAGCAATACGTTTTTTCTGTATAGAGTATCCCTATTGTCCCAACCAATAACGCCTTGTTGTATCCGCAGCTACGCGTATATTTGGTATGGATCGTGGGTGTATCCAGGATCTTCAAATGGTCAGATTCAGAATTTAACTGTACGGCAGTTTGGATTGATACCTGAAGAAGGGGATTGACATAGCATGGAGGGTGTCTGGGACCTGCCAGGAGCCCAGGATCCTGTTCCGCAACTACCCGACATCACATCGCTAAGAGCTCCGCCTCGCCACAATGTTGCCGCTTCCCGCGAGCTTCCGTTCTTCTACTCGATGAGTAACCCCTGAGAGACCCCGCCCACTGCGACGCGATAACTCCACCGCTCGGACGAAATCTGCCCCTACCTCCTATTCTCCTATTCAGCAGCAACCGACTCCTAGTCTACAGCTAACCAACAAACTGAAACAGAACTGAAACTAACTAGCTATTGCCGGATGTGAACAGTTTGTTGCCGGTAGAATAGCGCCTAGCTGACTGAATTTGTGCGTCAACACCAAGTATAACAATAGAAAATgccaacaaaaaagaaacaccATGCATAGAGATGGCAATGGGGCCCCGAAACCCAGTGGGTAATTACTCCATTAGAGGTCGAGTATGGACCACTTCTCATACCCGCGGGTCTATTAATGGGGAAAATCGTCACCTATCAGGTGGAGCGGGTATGGATCTGTTCTCCTACTACCCGTATCCGTACCCGTTCTCCTACTACCCGTACTCGTGTACCTAATCAGATTAGTTGGGCCTAGGTGGGCTTCCGCCGCCCCTCCCGGTGGCTTTCGCCGCCGTTGCCTCCTCCTCTGTCACCCCTccctgccgccaccgccgcctcaccCTCTGTCGCCCCTCCCGATCATTGAGGGTGAGTTTTCGGGTGTGGGTAACCCGTTGGGTACCCGTTACCCGCACGGGTACGGGTATGGATAAATATCGTACCCGTGTGCGGGTATGGGTATTGTAGCGAGCGTAATTTTTTCACACGGGTATAGGTACGGGGTGGTACAACCCGACGGGTCtagacccattgccatccctagccaTGCATCCTCTGCGGCTAGTGCGTTGTGGCCTCTCCTTGCCGTCATCGATAGGTACTTCTCCTCCTGCTATCCCATTCCTCGTCTCCCGCTCGAGCACGACGATGCCGAGTATCATGACGACTATGAGAACCAACCACTCCCTCCTCGCCACGCATATGGTTCACACCCTAAACGAGCGGCAGCTCGATTGGCTAATCGTGCTGAGCCATGGACCTTCCCTCAGCGTGGGATGTGCACAATGACAACAGGGGCTCAGGGAGCGTAAGACGGAGATGGGGCTGTGGGTGGTCAGGGAGCGATTGGGATGGGGTGGCCAGGGAGCGTGGTGCAGAGGCATGGCTAGTCCCGAACCCTTCCTCACCGCCGGTGCTGCTTGCCTCCACAGCGGATTGGAAAGAAGGCAGCTTGGATGGAGGTGAAAGACAAGGGTAGGTTGGCCATTTATGAGACTTTTTTTAATTAGGGACAAAACTAATATAGGTGACATGGATGTCATAAAATGGTAAGAAATTACAACTCGATGGCTTATGAGGGATAAGTCATTCTGTGATGATAGATCCCGgattaaagaaaattacaatgacAAATAAAAATTGGTCTATAAATAAATGCACCCTTGTTTTGTGAAAATTCCTCTTTTCTTTATGTGTAAATTTCAAAAGCTACGATTTTTTGGTCTAAATAAGCTCAAAACTACATTTTCTTAAGCGGTTTCATATAACTACAACCAATGTTATTACAGTTCACAAAACGACACTATTTAACAGACACCATTAGTCTGAAAAATCGATCGGCTTCCCGGGCCAATATGCGAGACATCGTCAATTTTGATGTGAAATTATCCCCACTTGTGctttacatgtgggtccaagaTGTCAGTAGACGCCCAAAAGTAATAGCGTCACATAAAAGATGTAGTTTTGTTATAATATGAGCAAAGTATTTGTACTTTTTTGTGAAATGTGTTGAAAAACTGAATTTCATAAGCCACATATGTGCATTTATCTGCGATTTACTCTTCCTTTATCTTTACAACTTAAAAAAACAGAGTGAACTTTGTGGCCGTGGTAGGTTAGACCACCTGGTTACTTCGCGGAAAATGTTGCCTTCTAGAACTTAAAAGTGATTCTTTCCTGCATTCCAGAATTATTGTTCACAACAGTATCTATTTTATCTTGTACTAGAAAGTCGTTGCTTATTGCCTGGATCTAGAAGTATCGGCCGACTGGTTGACCGTTGACACAGGAGCCCTCGACATGGCCGGCCAGTTGAGTGCAATTCTCGCTCACCGCCGGTCCACAGCGACATGACAATGACATGGACCGCCAGTCCAAGTCTCGCTCACCTAGGTGCTTGAGCTACACCTAATACCCCACTCAGCGTAAAAGGATAAGGGCATATTCAGTAGAGATCTCTCTAAttcaaatttatatgaaaagtAACTTTTTAAAGAAGTAATTCTATgattgaaagtgattctctaaaataaactatacagaGGAAGTGATTCGATGCGGAAAATGAATCAGGGAAGCTGCTTTTTTTCAACTTATCAACTTCTACTTTATTTCAAATAATCACTCACACGGATTTTACTCAGTAAACTAAAAACTGAAAGTTACTGTTTGACAGAACTCTTCCGATTCCAATCGAAAAATTGCTCTAAGAGTTTTGCTAAACAGGCTCTAAGAGTCGCAAACCAATAGCGGTTAAATCGCTCTGGTCACCGGAGAATTGAAAAACGGGTCGAGCAAGTGGGTTGGAGCGCGTACCTGAGCGAGATCCTTTGCTGTCGGCGGTGacagtggcggtggcggcgccggaGTGACGGACGCCTTCTTCTCTG
The sequence above is drawn from the Phragmites australis chromosome 10, lpPhrAust1.1, whole genome shotgun sequence genome and encodes:
- the LOC133930084 gene encoding uncharacterized protein LOC133930084, whose translation is MATQGTRSTEASDAASNYDPKTDPKRKPRRSNDPGWKYAFWLTIGNRDLLQCCLCDRTVTGGITRLKEHLVGGYGDILKCSKTTLAIAREMQAALKGKKRPLLLDDDGGLQGEDDDVLDVTEESQDASRSIVHPSSEIAAKRKQSTFLKFSGPKEPNTKSVGSILRRTPKEVVEERHSKGPSQISIQASMRTKEERDAVNLEWARFFYECGIPFNAPNSRQFKIAIEATAQYGSGYKPPSYHELTEPLLEKVVKKTDDLRKRHEDAWKQYGCTLMSDGWTDRRGHHLINFLVNSLEGTFFLESIDASSEVHDQVMLADLLEKRISDIGVDKVVQVFTDNGANYKATGKLLMERFPMFYWTPCAAHCLDLMLEDVGKLKAFKKPISRARHVTTFIYRHGRLLSAMREKTGVRDLVRPASTQFATIFLTLQSLHKHRDALRYQFTSNDWTSCKLAKTEVGKKVYDIVLSREFWNSVEDCLRASLPLIIVLRVVDGDERPAMPEVASLMNHAKERIKVAFCTENKISLLNNIFQIIEGRWDRQMDTPLYGAALFLNPGKFYAIQKENDEYVRHIRGCFNYVLARMVEDETLQNKIEEQSMLYENQRGGIFKNCMALQTMKSKNPLDEAIGASHELRGCNLPRTYARRARHISRVVEEARVVEDDEEEEEEEDIIMDDVDIDDFSDKPMDATEDDVENMDASNDFDEFALDDF
- the LOC133883532 gene encoding uncharacterized protein LOC133883532 isoform X2 codes for the protein MTDDRETMAEEGCAGQVRQPSGGGSPSPLETEKKASVTPAPPPPLSPPTAKDLAQAEKGIIATKEPCRTAKAQENMEFGAGIAAFGASMMVAWYFLSSEARGAHNLRYIIPMLLGFACFVCGVSLMLLSMNILELPEKIIADVQEMASKYLSLLCSILPVVTLLSPLVLSGYKVYRYIGLTLLVMVTTPLALLRWYIGRKADGGEAADNEHMEQLEAAFKFISAISNSASGGLVALVVNYNVTGGSGRTKGAVLVAIFFIFTTAIWGLLSMEIRTKVLAIKSPKLRGFIIQAMWLAIIFMLLSLACAVLAEVFAIVEFCIFAAFAPWVFASAVYLFLEHCIHRARVPRDNSANVSLKVHFNLKADRGIKVTMWSFMAIIGIFGGFLHGHDKIESLKACVILLTSAFMSGFALTLVSMKTDSTSPSFAAATTVLDWTGAATFAAAIFAVIVAMVLEIL
- the LOC133883532 gene encoding uncharacterized protein LOC133883532 isoform X1; amino-acid sequence: MTDDRETMAEEGCAGQVRQPSGGAGSPSPLETEKKASVTPAPPPPLSPPTAKDLAQAEKGIIATKEPCRTAKAQENMEFGAGIAAFGASMMVAWYFLSSEARGAHNLRYIIPMLLGFACFVCGVSLMLLSMNILELPEKIIADVQEMASKYLSLLCSILPVVTLLSPLVLSGYKVYRYIGLTLLVMVTTPLALLRWYIGRKADGGEAADNEHMEQLEAAFKFISAISNSASGGLVALVVNYNVTGGSGRTKGAVLVAIFFIFTTAIWGLLSMEIRTKVLAIKSPKLRGFIIQAMWLAIIFMLLSLACAVLAEVFAIVEFCIFAAFAPWVFASAVYLFLEHCIHRARVPRDNSANVSLKVHFNLKADRGIKVTMWSFMAIIGIFGGFLHGHDKIESLKACVILLTSAFMSGFALTLVSMKTDSTSPSFAAATTVLDWTGAATFAAAIFAVIVAMVLEIL